Proteins from a genomic interval of Clostridium sp. AN503:
- a CDS encoding GGDEF domain-containing protein, which translates to MINYTGVVRGASQRLVKEELHGSPNDALIERLDGIVEELMTGEGDNHLSLLPDQGYLEAMSDFKESWLQVKDEIQKVRQGGETQRLYDMSEELFDRADRAVSEAEAYTEAQVAGIVRKFIALFLLLGAGICLFAVREFYHRRNLKSAEEAEASSKKEKEQMEKMSAALRASLNDLSELMYVADLENYDLLFINEVGLQNFGLDSFEGKKCYEVLQGRDTPCDFCKGHISAEGETFTWENTNPVTGRHYMLKDRNILWDGRPARMEIAFDITEAEAEKQELKYTLKTEDVIMECVRTLYQSKKLSESIPAILRYLGKFLEAERCYIFLVHDDGLAYNDFEWCEEGVEPQKENLQELELSFFDSWMPRFDRRECVLITDLELIRESSPEEYDILYSQNIHSLVAAPLERDGAFCGCLGVDNPPQERMTYISTMLRTLCYFLMLSIERSEDEEQLAHLSYHDTLTSFYNRNRYMKDSEALQNSGIPVGLVYLDVNGLKDLNDKRGHAYGDKILKEASNRMREAFHKADFYRIGGDEFVIICRGIEEQDFQERLQELKALFEADTVCRAAIGSQWTAQLQDMNELMSQADACMYEDKKAFYRNNPASRRYRHQSDALLELSNPNILESEINKNRFVVYMQPKVSSDDRTAIGAEALIRYHPGAGTLVLPGNFLPILEETQTISQIDFFVFESVCARIKKWVDMGKEAFPVSINFSKHTLAQPSFVKQLGSICEKYEISPGLLEVEIEITEGSLEAGDSSLPTLMRNLRQAGFIVALADFGTDPKALSLLATAQFDVLKLDRVMIEDVSHNPETRAFITSIVDTCRKRGIRLVAEGIETEEQMDELRKCGVELLQGFLFSKPISMEEYEEKYLLK; encoded by the coding sequence GTGATCAATTATACCGGCGTTGTCCGCGGAGCCTCTCAGCGTCTTGTGAAGGAGGAGCTGCACGGTTCGCCCAACGATGCGTTGATCGAGCGGCTGGATGGGATCGTTGAGGAACTGATGACCGGCGAGGGGGACAATCATCTGTCGCTGCTGCCTGACCAGGGATATCTGGAGGCAATGTCAGATTTTAAAGAGAGCTGGCTGCAGGTAAAAGATGAGATCCAAAAAGTACGCCAGGGCGGGGAGACACAGCGGCTTTACGACATGAGCGAGGAGCTGTTTGACAGGGCTGACAGGGCGGTATCTGAGGCGGAAGCATATACAGAAGCCCAGGTTGCCGGTATTGTGCGGAAATTCATCGCGCTGTTTCTGCTGCTGGGTGCGGGAATCTGCCTGTTTGCAGTCAGGGAATTCTATCACCGCAGGAATTTAAAGTCAGCGGAGGAGGCTGAGGCCAGCAGTAAGAAAGAGAAGGAGCAGATGGAGAAAATGTCTGCCGCGCTCCGGGCATCCTTAAACGATCTTTCTGAGCTTATGTACGTTGCAGACCTGGAAAACTATGACCTGCTGTTTATTAATGAAGTGGGACTGCAGAATTTCGGCCTGGATTCCTTTGAGGGGAAAAAGTGCTATGAGGTGCTTCAGGGACGAGATACGCCCTGTGACTTCTGCAAAGGACATATTTCCGCTGAAGGGGAGACGTTTACCTGGGAAAATACCAACCCCGTAACTGGCCGGCATTATATGCTGAAGGACCGGAATATCCTGTGGGACGGCAGGCCGGCGAGGATGGAGATCGCTTTTGATATTACGGAGGCGGAGGCGGAGAAACAGGAACTGAAATACACCCTGAAGACGGAAGACGTGATCATGGAGTGTGTCCGTACATTGTACCAGAGCAAAAAGCTGTCAGAATCAATCCCGGCGATCCTGCGGTATCTGGGGAAGTTCCTGGAGGCAGAGCGCTGTTATATTTTCCTGGTACATGATGACGGGCTTGCCTATAATGATTTTGAGTGGTGTGAGGAAGGTGTGGAGCCTCAGAAAGAGAATCTCCAGGAATTAGAACTGTCGTTCTTTGACAGCTGGATGCCGAGGTTTGACCGCCGGGAATGTGTCCTGATCACAGATCTGGAACTGATCAGGGAGAGCTCACCGGAAGAATACGATATTTTATACAGCCAGAACATCCACAGCCTGGTAGCGGCTCCTCTGGAGCGGGATGGTGCATTCTGCGGCTGCCTGGGTGTGGACAATCCCCCGCAGGAACGCATGACCTATATCAGCACGATGCTCCGGACCCTGTGTTATTTCCTGATGCTGTCCATTGAGCGTTCGGAGGATGAGGAGCAGCTGGCACATTTAAGCTATCATGATACGCTGACCTCCTTCTATAACAGGAACCGCTATATGAAGGATTCGGAGGCCCTGCAGAATTCCGGGATCCCTGTGGGACTTGTTTATCTGGACGTCAACGGGCTGAAGGATCTGAACGACAAGCGGGGGCACGCATACGGGGATAAGATCTTAAAGGAAGCGTCAAACCGGATGAGGGAGGCATTTCATAAGGCGGACTTCTACCGGATCGGCGGAGATGAGTTTGTCATCATCTGCCGTGGTATAGAGGAGCAGGACTTCCAGGAACGGCTTCAGGAACTGAAGGCGCTGTTTGAAGCGGACACGGTCTGTCGTGCCGCCATCGGCAGTCAGTGGACGGCGCAGCTCCAGGATATGAACGAGCTGATGTCTCAGGCTGATGCCTGTATGTACGAGGATAAAAAGGCATTTTACCGCAACAATCCGGCATCCAGGCGTTACCGCCACCAGAGTGATGCACTTTTGGAGCTGTCCAACCCCAATATCCTGGAGTCGGAGATCAACAAGAACCGCTTTGTTGTGTATATGCAGCCCAAGGTATCGTCTGATGACCGTACCGCGATCGGTGCAGAAGCTTTGATCCGGTATCATCCGGGGGCGGGAACGCTGGTCCTTCCGGGGAATTTCCTTCCGATTTTGGAGGAGACCCAGACGATCAGCCAGATCGATTTCTTTGTATTTGAATCGGTGTGTGCCAGGATCAAAAAGTGGGTGGATATGGGGAAGGAGGCATTTCCTGTTTCCATAAATTTTTCGAAGCATACCCTGGCCCAGCCTTCTTTTGTAAAGCAGCTTGGCAGTATATGTGAAAAGTATGAGATTTCTCCCGGCCTTCTGGAGGTGGAGATTGAGATCACAGAGGGAAGCCTGGAAGCAGGAGATTCCAGTCTGCCGACGCTTATGCGGAATCTGCGCCAGGCCGGATTTATTGTGGCGCTGGCTGATTTTGGTACTGATCCCAAGGCTCTCAGCCTTTTGGCTACCGCGCAGTTTGACGTATTAAAGCTGGACCGGGTGATGATTGAAGATGTATCGCACAATCCTGAGACCAGGGCGTTCATAACCTCCATTGTGGACACCTGCCGAAAGCGGGGGATCCGTCTGGTGGCAGAGGGGATCGAGACGGAGGAGCAGATGGATGAGCTGCGCAAATGCGGCGTTGAACTTTTGCAGGGATTTTTGTTCAGCAAGCCGATCTCTATGGAAGAATACGAGGAGAAGTACCTGCTCAAATAA
- a CDS encoding adenine phosphoribosyltransferase, with protein MKRLEDYVVSIPDFPEPGIIFRDVTSILQDADGLQLAVDSLRDMVKDLDFDVVVGPESRGFIFGVPVAYAEHKSFVPVRKKGKLPRETISAEYDLEYGSAEIEIHKDAIRPGQKVVIVDDLIATGGTTEAIIRLIEQLGGEVVKICFVMELAGLKGREKLSGYDVDSVIIYEGK; from the coding sequence ATGAAGCGATTAGAAGACTATGTGGTGAGTATTCCGGATTTTCCGGAGCCGGGGATCATCTTCCGGGATGTGACTTCGATCCTGCAGGATGCGGACGGACTGCAGCTTGCAGTGGACAGCCTGCGTGATATGGTAAAGGATCTGGATTTTGATGTGGTAGTAGGGCCGGAATCACGAGGGTTCATTTTCGGCGTGCCGGTGGCCTATGCGGAGCACAAGAGCTTTGTGCCGGTCCGCAAAAAGGGTAAGCTGCCGCGGGAGACCATTTCCGCGGAATATGATCTGGAGTACGGCTCTGCGGAGATCGAGATCCATAAGGATGCCATCAGGCCAGGGCAGAAGGTGGTCATCGTGGATGATCTGATCGCCACAGGAGGCACCACAGAAGCGATCATCCGGCTGATTGAACAGTTGGGCGGTGAAGTGGTGAAGATCTGCTTTGTCATGGAGCTTGCGGGGCTTAAGGGCAGGGAGAAGCTGTCAGGATACGATGTGGATTCCGTTATTATCTATGAAGGAAAATAA